The genomic window ACATCGCGCCGGGGGGCCGCGCCGGGGGCCTCGCGGGAGGCCCTCATCAGCTACTTGCCCTCGAGTCTGTCGCAATAGACGTGCATCGCCGCCCGCATGAACCCGGCCAGGCCTGGCTCGATCCTGTCGTAGAAGGCGGTGAAACGCTCGTCCTGCGCGTACCCGTCGCCCAGCCCTCGATAGACAAGGGCTGAACAAGTGTAGAAGCGATCATTGATTTACTGGTGATGCCTGCGGATCCACTCCTGAACCTCGGGATCCGTCGGGCTTCGGTCCATCATCGAGGCGAGGGCCTGATAGATCTGCTCGCCTTCCTGCTTGATGACGTCCCAATCCTCCTTCGTATACCGCTTCGTCCACCGGATAGATTACTCGTACTCCTTGCTCGTGCCCCACCGCTGCCGCGCTTCTTCCGCGTATTCCGCCTGATCGAACCCGTCGAACATCTCTTTCGCGTTCATTGCGATACCCCTTTCCATCGCATCGAGCGTGCGGTCGATTGACTGCACTAGCCTCCCGAGCCGCTCCTGCCGGTCCAGCAGCAGCTCCCTGTGATCCAGAAGCGCCTTCCTCCTGTCGAAGTCGAGACGGCTGACGATCTCCTTGATATCCTTGAGGCTGAACCCCAGC from Bacillota bacterium includes these protein-coding regions:
- a CDS encoding MerR family transcriptional regulator — encoded protein: MAYTVKAVSDLAGISIRTLHHYDEIGLVKPAHKTASGYRLYTEEDLERLQQVLFFRELGFSLKDIKEIVSRLDFDRRKALLDHRELLLDRQERLGRLVQSIDRTLDAMERGIAMNAKEMFDGFDQAEYAEEARQRWGTSKEYE